In Raphanus sativus cultivar WK10039 chromosome 5, ASM80110v3, whole genome shotgun sequence, the following proteins share a genomic window:
- the LOC108860007 gene encoding uncharacterized protein LOC108860007, which yields MDPNHPSNTSIVRGRGSPPNQPVFHVPPINQSINVYFHPQPQFQPRPQFQFQPRPPFQTRPQFQPQPQQQIPPSSQLALVPAQVQPSITYPPYDDMICDAIRDLNQPDGSTKRRISRHIKRSNAVLPPSHEVLMTFHLKTLKNNGVLTMVNKSYKIAAAAAPPPPPPTPPPPTPPPPQNVAVAADPVAPRSEVPLMNTSPLALLVASASGSASASGSQRQMRGRGRPPMANPEAPQEQQPITAGPIAVLSRGQSSREQPELHVPNPTQVVMESANGRPGGHPRADGAVPIAPTPSRNASMQGRGRPPSLRAAGRQRKRLCIGESSGGVAIAAPAGGETVAVASRMRRGPGRPPRSATPMSIREATETFESAYGELKRKLDFACEKAKEILDMLNAGNVSNDVIAMSQARQEVEGLIPILTVEPHGVGQVQPHAVEEVEPEAMEDVPPEEAAAQTEAEIQGEEHGQEVEEGEQAQPQPQPQTEAQAMQGAQI from the exons atGGACCCTAACCATCCTTCTAACACTTCCATTGTCCGCGGTCGTGGCTCTCCTCCCAACCAACCCGTTTTCCATGTACCACCTATTAACCAGTCTATCAATGTCTATTTCCATCCCCAGCCTCAGTTCCAGCCCAGGCCCCAGTTCCAGTTCCAGCCTCGTCCTCCTTTCCAGACTCGTCCCCAGTTCCAGCCCCAGCCCCAGCAGCAAATCCCTCCTTCTTCTCAGTTAGCTCTTGTTCCTGCGCAGGTGCAGCCTTCCATAACCTACCCTCCTTACGACGAT ATGATCTGTGACGCAATTAGGGACTTGAACCAACCGGATGGTTCGACCAAGCGGAGGATCTCGAGGCATATCAAGAGATCGAACGCTGTTTTGCCTCCTTCTCACGAGGTTTTGATGACTTTCCATCTCAAGACGTTGAAGAATAATGGCGTTCTCACCATGGTTAACAAATCATACAAGatcgctgctgctgctgctcctcctcctcctcctcctactccTCCACCCcctactcctcctcctcctcaaaaCGTGGCTGTTGCGGCAGATCCGGTGGCCCCCAGATCTGAGGTTCCTCTGATGAATACCTCTCCGCTTGCTCTTCTGGTTGCCTCTGCTTCTGGCTCGGCTTCTGCTTCGGGTTCTCAGCGTCAGATGCGAGGCCGTGGACGCCCTCCAATGGCTAATCCTGAAGCTCCACAAGAGCAACAACCCATCACTGCTGGACCCATCGCTGTCCTGTCCCGCGGACAGTCAAGCCGTGAGCAACCCGAGTTGCATGTACCCAATCCGACCCAGGTGGTTATGGAGTCAGCAAACGGACGTCCTGGTGGTCATCCAAGGGCGGACGGAGCTGTTCCCATCGCTCCAACTCCAAGTAGGAATGCAAGCATGCAAGGCAGGGGTAGGCCACCGAGTCTTAGAGCTGCTGGGAGACAGAGGAAGAGGCTATGCATAGGTGAATCTAGCGGTGGAGTCGCCATCGCTGCTCCAGCTGGTGGAGAAACTGTAGCGGTTGCGTCAAGGATGAGGCGTGGACCTGGACGTCCACCTAGG AGTGCCACACCAATGTCCATCAGGGAAGCTACCGAGACATTTGAATCTGCCTATGGAGAACTCAAGAGAAAGCTGGACTTTGCT TGCGAGAAGGCAAAAGAAATCTTGGATATGTTGAATGCTGGTAATGTGAGCAACGACGTTATAGCAATGTCGCAAGCTAGACAGGAGGTGGAAGGACTAATACCAATATTGACTGTGGAGCCACATGGCGTGGGACAAGTGCAGCCACACGCCGTGGAAGAAGTGGAGCCAGAAGCCATGGAAGACGTGCCGCCAGAGGAGGCAGCAGCGCAGACTGAAGCTGAAATCCAAGGAGAGGAACATGGACAAGAAGTTGAGGAAGGAGAACAAGCACAGCCCCAGCCTCAGCCTCAGACCGAAGCCCAGGCAATGCAAGGGGCCCAGATCTGA